The sequence TAATGTGCAAAAAGGTGAAGTAGAGTTTAGCAAGGAAATTATATCAGAACAAAAAACAGTTGATGTTCCGGTAAAACGCGAAGAAGTCGTAATAGAAAGAAGATCCTTAAACAATGAACAAAGTGATTCGCCTATAACTGAAGAGGCGGAAACCATTCGTATTCCGGTCAGTGAAGAAATAGTTAATGTAAATAAGCGTACTGTAGTAACAGGGGAAGTGTCAGCTTATAAACGCAATGTAAGTGATACAAAGCATATAGATGAAACTCTTAAGCGAGAAGAAGTCCTGGTAAATAAGATTGGTAACCCCGATGTCGTTGACAGTGTAATAACAGATCATCAATAAATAATTAGGGAACACCTCACCAATCCTATACACGATTGGTGAGGTGTTTTTCAGAATAAGTGGAGGGTAAGGTATGGTAAAGAACTTATTAGTATATCATCATAAAACATATATTACCAAAGGGATAATTCCAGGAGTAATAATCGGAGGATTTGTAGGAGTACTGATTGATTTGCTTATTGGAATTGATATTTTGCTTATCTCAACCTTATTAGGTATTGTACTAGGAGGTCTTATTGGAGGACTTTGGGCATTGTATTCCACAGGAAATATTAATAACGCTAAATACATACCAGAAACAAGCGCACCGAAACAAAACTTCACTAATAACGTGACCCTTCAGATCAAAGAAGAACAACTTGATTTAGCTAAAAAGTGGATGCAAACTGGAGAAGTTAAAATTTTTAGGGAATCTTTCATCCAAGAAAAAAGCTTTACTGTGCCTATCAAGCGTGAAGAGCTCGTAATAGAGAGGAAAGACTTTGTTTCAGCT comes from Desulfosporosinus meridiei DSM 13257 and encodes:
- a CDS encoding YsnF/AvaK domain-containing protein — translated: MGLLNDIFGNEDDTGKETGDENAKLLLRKEELDIDKSNVQKGEVEFSKEIISEQKTVDVPVKREEVVIERRSLNNEQSDSPITEEAETIRIPVSEEIVNVNKRTVVTGEVSAYKRNVSDTKHIDETLKREEVLVNKIGNPDVVDSVITDHQ
- a CDS encoding YsnF/AvaK domain-containing protein, coding for MVKNLLVYHHKTYITKGIIPGVIIGGFVGVLIDLLIGIDILLISTLLGIVLGGLIGGLWALYSTGNINNAKYIPETSAPKQNFTNNVTLQIKEEQLDLAKKWMQTGEVKIFRESFIQEKSFTVPIKREELVIERKDFVSATPEHKVEPPNVIRIPLSEEQIEFIKHRVDLEDVSIYKQQIVDIKHIEETLKREDLKVKISGSPKVSDESNS